A region of Triplophysa dalaica isolate WHDGS20190420 chromosome 20, ASM1584641v1, whole genome shotgun sequence DNA encodes the following proteins:
- the LOC130409556 gene encoding LOW QUALITY PROTEIN: inactive serine protease 35 (The sequence of the model RefSeq protein was modified relative to this genomic sequence to represent the inferred CDS: inserted 4 bases in 3 codons; deleted 2 bases in 1 codon; substituted 2 bases at 2 genomic stop codons) translates to MNFEVVVLHHEALKDKCIVKGTALLHDATLSKILRPLELERLLSYETIYENGXVTKIKLNGVTDLKNTSVVCKPGHLKRRKRQVYGIDXRFVITDKHFSTNYPFSASVKLSTGCSGILVSPRHVLTAAHCVHDGQGYLKGSRRLRVGIMKLRSKRKRGRQQGNRRRGQKIKDSQVKNTEKDVATEGQADKKDKEHRRKNRIRGKSDSDQSKLLETDSRHPTFRWTRVKRTQVPTGWMNREGNXVSPDYNYALLELKRPQKMGYMEFGIVEDIPAGRIHFSGFDNQSGNVVYRFCSVLEESNYLLYQFCDAQKGSSGAGVYVRLQEPDGKWGRKTKWRRKVIXVFYGHQWVNVNGTQQDFNVAVRITSAKXYAQICNWIHGDASHCKLVLLCL, encoded by the exons ATGAACTTTGAAG TTGTTGTACTTCACCATGAGGCTCTGAAGGACAAGTGTATAGTTAAAGGAACTGCACTGTTACAT GATGCGACCTTAAGCAAGATCCTTAGGCCTTTGGAGCTGGAACGATTGCTGTCATACGAAACAATCTACGAGAATG AAGTCACCAAAATCAAACTGAATGGGGTCACcgatttaaaaaacacatctgttgTCTGCAAGCCGGGACACCTCAAGCGCAGGAAACGACAGGTGTATGGCATAG GGCGATTTGTGATCACAGATAAACATTTTAGCACCAATTACCCGTTTTCTGCCTCTGTGAAGCTCTCCACCGGCTGCTCTGGAATCCTGGTGTCCCCAAGACACGTTCTGACCGCAGCTCACTGTGTTCACGACGGACAAGGCTATCTAAAAGGAAGCAGGAGACTCCGAGTGGGTATCATGAAGCTTCGCTCCAAACGTAAGAGAGGGCGGCAGCAAGGGAACAGGAGGAGAGGACAGAAGATAAAAGATAGTCAAGTGAAAAATACGGAAAAAGATGTAGCCACTGAAGGACAAGCAGATAAAAAAGACAAGGAACACCGGAGAAAGAACCGTATCAGAGGCAAGTCTGATTCAGATCAGTCCAAATTACTAGAGACAGATTCCAGGCATCCAACGTTTCGGTGGACGCGTGTCAAACGAACACAAGTGCCAACTGGCTGGATGAACAGAGAGGGAAATTAAGTCTCACCTGACTATAATTACGCCTTACTGGAGCTGAAAAGACCACAGAAGATGGGATACATGGAATTTGGCATAGTTGAAGACATCCCAGCTGGAAGAATTCACTTCTCTGGTTTTGATAATCAGTCGGGGAACGTGGTCTACCGTTTCTGTTCGGTCTTAGAGGAATCAAATTATCTACTGTACCAGTTCTGTGATGCTCAAAAGGGATCTAGTGGAGCTGGAGTGTATGTACGGCTCCAAGAGCCCGACGGTAAATGGGGAAGAAAAACAAAGTGGAGGAGAAAGGTTAT GGTGTTTTATGGACACCAGTGGGTGAATGTAAATGGTACACAGCAAGACTTTAATGTGGCAGTCAGAATTACATCTGCAAAA TGATATGCCCAGATATGCAACTGGATACATGGAGATGCCAGTCACTGTAAACTGGTGTTATTATGTTTATAA